In Symmachiella dynata, the following are encoded in one genomic region:
- the floA gene encoding flotillin-like protein FloA (flotillin-like protein involved in membrane lipid rafts), with product MDDPQFLIMAAVFLIGGLLFLVVAFVGIKYFNIWLRAFVTRTGIGILQLIGMSLQKVNAMVIVESKIMAVQSGLPPIDTRALSAHYLAQGNVRRVIQSLIVAHRAKIDLDWDTAAAIDLAGRNVLDAVQTSVDPKVIDCPDPRRGSGRTTLDGVAKDGIQLKARARVTVRTNLAQLVGGATEETVIARVGEGIVSAIGSSDSHKDVLANPMLIAKAVLDRSLDSQTAYEIVSIDIADVDVGENVGARLQADQAEADVRVARARAEERRAQAVATEQEMKALTQENRAKVVLAEADVPKAIATAYRSGNLRTKKAIASNGQ from the coding sequence ATGGACGACCCTCAATTCTTGATCATGGCGGCGGTTTTCCTCATCGGAGGGCTGCTCTTTTTGGTCGTCGCTTTCGTAGGGATCAAATATTTCAATATCTGGCTACGGGCCTTCGTCACGCGGACCGGCATCGGCATCTTGCAACTGATCGGCATGTCGCTGCAAAAAGTCAACGCGATGGTGATCGTCGAGTCCAAGATTATGGCGGTGCAATCAGGACTGCCCCCGATCGATACGCGGGCACTTTCTGCCCACTATTTGGCTCAAGGCAACGTCCGCCGCGTCATTCAGTCGTTAATTGTGGCCCACCGTGCCAAAATCGATTTGGACTGGGATACGGCCGCCGCCATCGACTTGGCCGGCCGGAACGTTTTGGATGCCGTGCAAACCTCCGTCGACCCCAAGGTGATTGATTGCCCCGACCCCCGTCGCGGCTCGGGCCGGACAACTCTCGATGGTGTCGCTAAAGATGGGATTCAACTCAAAGCCCGCGCACGCGTCACCGTGCGGACCAATCTCGCACAACTCGTCGGCGGGGCCACGGAAGAAACCGTCATCGCCCGTGTGGGTGAAGGGATCGTCTCAGCGATCGGCTCGTCTGATAGCCATAAAGACGTGTTGGCCAACCCCATGCTGATTGCCAAAGCAGTATTGGATCGCAGTTTGGACTCCCAAACCGCCTACGAGATCGTGTCGATTGATATCGCCGACGTCGACGTGGGTGAAAACGTCGGTGCCCGGTTGCAGGCGGATCAGGCCGAGGCGGATGTCCGCGTCGCCCGTGCTCGTGCCGAAGAACGTCGCGCCCAAGCCGTAGCCACCGAGCAAGAGATGAAAGCGCTCACCCAGGAAAACCGCGCCAAGGTCGTTTTGGCCGAAGCGGATGTTCCCAAGGCGATCGCAACGGCCTACCGTTCCGGAAACCTGCGAACGAAGAAGGCGATTGCCAGCAACGGCCAATAA